AATTGGATGTTATAGTTGAGTAATAATAGTTTGTATATAATGGATagattgttttagttttagtttgaaattaaaatttggtacACGACTTtcctttaaaaagaattaatctATAAGTtatcatttgaatttgaagtataaatgataatttatttgaagcaACACATTtgtttatacattttaaactatttcagttgacaatttgaaaaatagaagagaaaattataCATCTTTTAAgtgacatttttaattttcaagatttttttaaaaagagtttCTAATATATCCATGATTTTTGTGCAAACAagaattcaaatttgtataattctaCATTCATAATTGAagttcattaaaattaaaatttacaattacaAACTAAACATAATTCTGATCTCCCTCTACAACGTAACATCCTCACCCTTCCATCGTCTACGTCGAATACGTCTTCTATCCATGTATGCAACTTTGAGTTGTCTTGTTTGATGAATAATATGTTCTATATTTTTCAAGGTTTGATCACACATTGAACTCAAGCCTTGTAAATCGTGTCCACCGAGTAATTTATGTAcgttttaaacaaaattattttgaacgATTGcaaataatgtaattaaataatatgcatgatataaaattagaaaacaaatcatattaaaattcttacAATGTAATAATAGTAAGCGTCATCAAATGCGATACAGTTGACTCATGTGTTCTTCTCCTTGTGCACAATGATCATGACATGTATGACACATCGTGATATATACTCTATTAACGATCGTGCAATAGGCTCCTTGTCCACCACTAACCCCAACTAGATCACGACATCCTACAACGTGATGATGCATTTTCCACAAGACATATGAAATGTTTGGAGCTCCAGTTTCCAATAACATTCTACTAAAGTAGTAGTGAGGCGTCAATTCAATTGCATGAATCCCATTTGAGAAACTTCAAGAAATCCAGCAACCTCTACATATGACGCAATAGGCTAATCAAAAGAGATAGTATGCTGTGATGTTGCCTCTCTCTCTTCCGACAACTCAAACCCATAGTAGAAGAAGTATCCCAGGCAGATTGTAAGCAATAGGACGATTGTTGATACAAATTAATAAGATTAATAGGACTAGATTTCATGTGCAAAtttcctaaaacaaaaataaaataaagaacagTTAGAACATAGAAATATTTCATTAGTAACATAAACAATTTCACATCAATGTCTTGTTGTTGTGTATCCGACTTAACCTAGTCGTGGATGGAATACGGGAGGTGCTATCATATTTTTACTATACTTATTCCCTATATAATTTTtgacattatatttttaaaaaaatggatttaaaattgatgggaaaaaaatgagaatgaaaTTAGTGAGAGAAGCAGATTTTCATTCACGTGAAAATTGAactaaagaagagaagaagaagaagaagagagagagagagagagagtcggcaaaaagaaaagaaaattaaaaaaagaaaaaatccatTTTCCCTCTTCTTCGTTTGGCTCTAAGAAAACAGACACACAGTGAACATTCATTCATACACCAACACTGCATTGTACTCTCTTATCTCGCTTCAACCAAACCCCATTGTTATTTCCTCATCTAACCAACACTTTCTACCTCTCCTTTCAATTTCCCTTCTcactcttcttctcctccgttttttcccttctttttacatttcttttacTCGATCCCTAAAATGTCGTATGTTGTCATCCACAGTGTTTTTCCAGCACCACAAAAATTCAACTCCTAGTTTCTTCATGCCATTTTCTCGCTTCGCTAACTGGGATGGGGGAAACAGGTGGCGCTGCCTTTAGGGCGGAGGTTGATACTTCCGCTCCCTTCGAGTCTGTCAAAGAGGCCGTCAGTAGGTTTGGCGGAAGCGGATTTTGGAAACCCTCTCATTCTCATACTCCTACTCATACTCAAAGTTACACCCACCTATCTGAACCTGAGGTTCTTTCTTCTCATTCTTGAATGTGggattttgtttgtatttacaGTTTctgtttcaaatatttctgCTAATTTATGCATTGTTATGTATACTGGCCGTTCTTGTTGACCGttcttgttgtttttttgttgttgtgtcTTGGAGGTATTCTTTTGAGGTGTTGATATGCTTAGTGGGGAGTTCGTAGATAGGGTAAAACTAGAGGTCTGATTTCCAGTTTGAGTTGTTGTCTATTTGCCATGTGCTCTTTGCATGCTGTGCAAAAGCAGATTGGATTGTTCTTATCTGAAAATCTTGGATTGCTTTCTTTTGACTGATTTTCCGATGACTCACCATTGAGAAATTTGTAAAGCTTACTTCTCATTCCTAGAAATGATCAATGATTCTACATCATGAAAAGTTTACTGCTCTTTCTTAGATCAtgttctttcttctccctgtttttttttttccaaacttTTTTTAGGTGGGTGTCGGCTTGGGGGTCTCCGTTGTAGTGGCAGTGGTAATTGGTTAGGATGTTTGAAGGTAgccaattttaatttcaactcTTTGATTTGACTGTTAAACTGGGGTCTTATTTCTATGGTAACATCATAAAATCGAAGTGATTTTGTGTTAGAGCCTTGAGGTCTAAAGATCATAAGGTGTTTGAGGTGAgggtttagatttggttaggTGTAGCTTAAAATGCTGAACTCATGTTTGCACCTCGAGTTTGTCAAGCTGTTTACATATCATCTACCAAACTGCTCCGGGTGCTCCACCCAAATTCAGATCATCATAGTTTTCTTAAACCTGGGCTTCCTCAACTTAGATTCAAAGCATAGGTTTTCAGAGTCCTTCCAGGCTTaagtttaacattttcaatcctAAGATGCCAAACCTCCATGCTCAACATTACAAGGCCTATGATGCCAAACACATACTCCTAGGGGTGTTTGAGTGAGAGTTTGGGTTTTGGTGGTTTCATATTGAGCATGTTTGTCTAAAACCATGTTTGTCTCGTGCACTTCTCAAGCCTTGAGTTTGTTGGACAAACCTATATGACTCTGCAATACTTAAGTGCATATTTggtattgattttgaaattgttaaaattacttttgtcATGTTCAAAATTACTCTAAAATATGCTCCTCAGTTCCAGTCACACAAATCAATCTagtgtttaattttacacttttaaatgcaattttcatatcaaatcaattttgagTGATTAAAAACTGTcttaaagtgattttaaaaatgaaaaaaaaaagtgactttagcaattttaaaatcactctcAAACATGTCCTAAACCTACTCCAAATGGTTCACCTTAGAATTCCGCAAAGCTCAAACTAGGTTTTTCAACCCAAGGCTTTTTAAACACTTCACTGTTTCTCTCGAGCATTACATTGACAGGCTCAATTCTGAATCCGCACCCTCCAAGGCCCCAAACACTCTCTTAATGTTCTTTGTGCTTGGAAATGCAATGTGCCTCTGTGTAGATTAGTGGGTCTCTGAAACGGTTGTAAAAGATTTATTATTGTGattgatattactcagaaaATAGCTATATTTGCTTCTCTCAACAATCATATCCGCTAATCCAGcgtttctcttttctcttttctctttctctcttctttctcttttcttcttcttcatcatcaataGGATGATAAAGACGAGGTTGACATTGACGCTACAATACTGGAGAAGCAGGCAATGAACATGGAGAGTGAATTGATTGTCAAAGAAAGGGAGACCCTGGAAGTATTAAAAGAACTTGAAGCAACCAAGAGGATCGTGGAAGATTTGAAACTGAAGCTGCGGAAAGAAGCATTTGAAGTCAGTGTGACTCAAGACACAAAGAGAGATGATATAAATGCAACTGCTGCTCAAGAAGCAGTTAAGGAAAACCTTCGGCCTACTGACAGTCAAGGTCAGAATGAGCAAATCTCCCCTCCAGCACCCGGTTTAATTCTTATGGAATTGGAACAGGCGAAGTTAAATCTTACTAGGACACCTAGTAATATTGCTGATCTTCGAGCTTCCGTTGaatcttttaacaaaaaactagagaaagaaagaactgGACTTGAGAAAATTCAAGAGAGATTAGCCCAGAATTCGTCCAATATATCAGCCCTTGAGAAAGAGCTAAACCAAACGAAACTGAAATTACGAGTGGTAAAAGATGCCGAGGCAAAAGGTTTTCCGGATAACCCTTTAGAGATTTCAAAGGAGCTTCATGAATTGAGTGAGGAGGCAGAgaagtttaagaaaatgagGGAAGCAGCCAGACTTGAAGTTTCGAGAATGGAAATTGAGATTGAACAGAACAAGGCCATGCTAAAAACAGCTCAAGTCAAGTTGGTTGCAGCCAGAAAAATGAAGGAAGCTGCTAGAGCAGCAGAAGCTGTTGCTCTCTCTGAGATCATGATCTTAACCAAGCATGGAAATCCATCGAGTGACTTTTCACTAACTCATGGAGGTGAAAGGGTAACACTTTCGTCAGAGGAATATTTTACTCTTACTCTTAAAGCTTGTGAAGCTAAAGAACAATGCAGAAAGAGAGTTATAGACGTCATGCAACTAGTTGATGCTGCAAACACATCGAAAATGGACATCTTGAATCAGGCAGAGAGAGCTTCTGAGGAACTCAAAACAAGTAAAATTGCACTGGAAGCTGCTCTGAGCAGGGTGGATGATGCAAATCAGGGAAAGCTTGCAGTTGAAGAATTGCTTCGCAAATGGAGGTCAGATCATGGTCAGAAAAAGCGTACCGTTCAAAACTCTACCAAGTTTAAGAATGCTTGCCCTTCTCACTTGAAAAGAGATTCTAGGCTACTTGATGTAAACGGAGTGAACATGGTGAGTGACGAACCAACACCTGTCTTGAAGCCAACTCTTTCTATAGGACAAATACTAAGCCAGAAGCTACTACCTTCCGAAGAATTTGAAACAGTAACACTCCCTGAGAAAAGCTCGGTTGGAAGAAAGATGTCTCTTGGTCAGATGCTGAGCAAACAAAGTGGTGATGCATCTTCTTTTAAGAAGGTTGAAAAAGATATTAGCCAGAAGCAGacatttggaaaaagaaagaagtcgGGATTCGCTCGGTTTACCCTGCTGTTGGCGAAACAaagtaagaagaagaagaaacctgCAGTTGGTAAGAGGTAAccaattagtttaatttaacgTTGATATCAGGATCATTATCCATAGATGGCTTCTAAGTGCCCTCTcgtttttcttccctcctcCTATTAGGTTAGGTATTACTTTAGGATGGTGTTTATATTTTGGATAGTTTCTAGATGGCTTTgtcttatatattttgtatgtgTTGTTCAAAGATTGTTATTAGCATAGTGCAAAGTTCACAACAGAAATGCAGTCTTAGAGTTCTAACCATTTCAGCTTTGTTGAATGGATAAGTAGCTATGGCTTTATTAATGTTTTGTCAAGGTCAACAATATGGGATTAAGTTGACCCTTCGTTTTGTATAACGCCTTCGTCTAAGTTAGTGAAACAATTTGCCATGGGCAATGAACGTTAGACTTGAAAACAGGTGAATTTAGGCTTAGGGCTCGAGCCGCTCCTCAATTTTAGACttgttatataatatatatttgaagaaaatctgatgtattaatattaatagttggctataattaaattagtctTCCAACCCCTCTAGAACATGGTTTAAGTCtcacacttgacattttatttttcatattatttgtATAGAATCATAAAGACCTTCAACAAAGTTGCTCATTTTTATGCATGTACAAAAACTTAGGCCTATTTGGTTGgtaatctaaattttattttatgtttttagattaGTTGtgtgaaaattgtttttaaatttcgtGATCCTtagtgtaattttttaaaaaataaattatatttttatttcctcaTATTTTCGACTTCAAATTTTGCAatgcaaaattatataaaaaaaatgtatttagaaatataatattataaatccagctatttttttaaattttaaatatatttaatttaaagatgttttcaaatatagtaaaagtaTAGCTAccttatttacaaatatttttgaattttacttCTCATATGTGATAGATCTAGATAGAGTTTAACATTGATAGATGTCTATGTGAGTTTATCTTATCATGgtctatcatttataaaaaatgtaattttgtaaatatttttaactatttatgtatataaacacACATGAATAATTATCTGTCAGATTTCCTACCAAGCTCTTTGAATTCTTGTTTCCTCCAATTGAAGAATTGGTGAGGAAGGTTTCTCCATTAATTGCTCCAAATAGTGCATAATCTTCCAAGGTGGGTTGTAGAGTAATTGCTTCAAGACATTGATTGCTTCAAGACATTGAGTATGGAGTCGTgttgatttgaaattgataGCGATTTCTCAAAGATGcgtatataaatatgaaacatACTTTTgtatagttattttattttatttcatttaccTCCAACTACCGTCGGAAAGAGCCTTAACCAAATCTCCATAAGTAACATTTCTTTCCCTCTATTTCTTCTATTCCTATCATCCCAAATACCCCAACACAAAACACCAAAAGTTCCAAATGAGGACGAGAATGTGACATGATTGTGTGTTGTAAAATAGAAGTTACAAGTAGGGTTAGAGTTTTGGTCAAAGTTTTGTCATGAGTCGATGCGtggatgattttgaaatgtaaTCTCAATAAAGAGTCTAAATTGTTCACTTACAAGTTTAATTAACCAATTATATGTtaataggattttttttaaaaactaaatttgtagGAAAGTATTGATTTATACCCTTAGGAAAGTTCAAAGCTTaaagttatataattattaattaaaaattttaatgaatacaatcttcaaaatttagaaaataattagataGATTTTGTTGTATCGAACGGATAATTTAAGTAATATTAGGACTAAGAAGAAAATCGAATAAACGAAATGATATTGAGGGTACAACTGAAACAAGTAGAGTAGAAATCTAGCGAAGCTATTTTGCAAGACAAGATCctaagaaaatggaagaaaggcATTTGGGTAAGAACGTAAATGCCctcttcaacctcaacatATGAAGCCAATGCCCATTTTTCTTCTGTAGGCTCTTAAAACTCTTttaactctctctctcatttgcCCCTACTATGTCTTCCTAAGTCTAATTCAAAAAACGATCAAAAAAGGAAGATAAAACATTATATGTATAGAACATAATACCCTAGGATCATCTGCtttatataaaacataatatcttaacttcatttttcctCTTAAATTACTATATACTTTATGTAACAACTAACTTAAGAATCAAAATCTCTGCAGCCGATACCATATAAGTATATTAATCTTGTTGTTTTGTAGGTAACTTCTTTTCTAGAAGATAAATTTACGTTAAATGAACTTTACCCAAATTCTGCtggaaacaaatttaatttggttcaCCTAAATCATTTTTGCAATTAGAatgtatttttgaaattgaattcaTTGACATACTATTTTTCTACAAGTATagtaaaaaaacatattttagtttaacaaATGAAGATGGAAAGTTGTAACATTCGTTCGTTAGATATTCAATTACTGTTTACATATCAACCTTtgtatttacattttcatttgatctACATTAACATAAGTGTttaatcaacatttttattatatcatatatttaaaaaatctacCAAAACATAACTAAAATACCAGCAACAAAATTGTActcaagtaaataataaacatgttAACTcgcttaaacattttaaaaaataaataaaatttagacattattataaaagacattttaaataataataaaatattaaaattatttatcaaatataacaaaattaaactttatagttatattttataaatattttgatttttgagttaactgtaacaaaaatatattttataaatagtttttctcGGGAACACGATTTTAAACTCGGAGATAAAAGATTGTGAGGAATAGATAGATATGCTCAAGTTAGCACAAATCCAATTTGGTTAGAGTCTAATTTAGAAATtgattagaagaaaatttgaaagtataattAGATATTGTGAGGAGAGAGATTgtgttgaaattgaaagttgcaATTTGTCAAACCAATAGTTGAAGAGGAATTCATTCTATCGTCGACGAAGAAGGGACAATCATAGCCTGGCTGTCTAAGCGAAGGTATGTATGcatttctcttcattttgatTCTTATTCTTTTCGTTAATCCACAATTCTTCATTCCGCAAAGCGGATAATTcatgtgaagaagaagaataagaagattTAACGATCATCCGTGTTCAATTTTCCGatcatcaatttctttttccttttctagggtttttttttgcttcccccatttctttccttctcttaATTTTAGCCTTACAAAtatcttttaatctttttgttGCTGTTCGTCAGTAGAGTTCATATTGTGGTTGAATCGATAAACGTTGACTTCGAAAACGTTATCTAATACATTTGagatttattcttttttttttttggttaattgTTGTCTTTACAGGCATCAGGCGCTATGGATTTGAGATTTgcaattgtttttcttcttgttctgGGTGTTGCTTGTGGTTGTGAGGCTAGAAACTTGGCGTCATTTGGTAATTCTTTCGGCGTACTTTTGAtgattctttttgttgtttacgATTGGCGAAAGTTATGTTTCAGTTTCGGTTTTGATCTTTTAGAAACCTTGATTTTATTGTACCAAGTCCTCGTGGTTACtaattcttaaaagaaaattgttatgaTGCTTAATGGATTGAAAATTGATGTAATAACAAAGAAGTCATTTAGGGGTgattaaagttatttattaTGTGGGTAAGATTACAAGATGTGAGTAAGCTTTTGATTAATTTGGCGGATAGGactatttcataaaattaaaattgagaatttCTAACTCAATGGATGttgtctatttaatttttcatatcaCTTTGTCCATAAATTTAGATGTGATcacaaatatttgattgaaaagACTTAGCTAAAGGATGAAATTGAAGCTTTGGCTTTGGCTACTTCTTGTGGGACTTCCTCCTTTTGGAGAGAGTTCTTTCCTCCCTCTGTCCTATTCCCAATCCTCAATAGGGGTTGACGTATGGTTGTTGAGTTGCTCTTTtggttttaataaatttcactatttcagtttaaaaataaacaaataaacaagtaAATGAagcttttaaaagttttggaaTGAAGTTATAAAGGGATTTTAACACAAGAGACTAAATGATATATTCTAGCGTTAGAATTCAATGGTTCTGGCTTTTTTATCCTGATTTTTGGTCATTTCCCTATTACTCACTACTCGGTCTTTAAGAATTCCAACAAAATACAAGGGTTGTGTGAAAGatgattttcaatttgaaaaggCATTCAGCCTTCTGCTttgaatgattattttattgcaTCAGAAAAAGTTACCATTTCTGCTTTTTCAGATTCTGAGTTAAGTTACCTGGAGCAAGAGAAGGACGTTGAGGCTTTATCTGAAGCTTCCAGCAATTCAAAGATATGTACGCTTTGTGAGAGCTTGATCAGTCAGGCAGTTGAATATTTTGCTGATAACCAGACCCAGAGTGAGATTATTGGTCTTCTCCGGCAAACATGCGCGTGTGGCGGGCGTGTTCAAGGAAGAGGTACAACTTCACGTTCCCatcttacattttttatcACACAAATATTCATGAGTGTGGGGTTTGAAATGATAGATAATTATTTCCCTTTTAAAACGAAGGAAATCTTCTAACCAATTCTACTAGGGGTTGTTTGGCTGACCGACTTCTTAAGTTGGCGACTTGGTGTTAACCACTCAACTTCACTAATAAGTGTGGGTCATTTATCGAGAACTCACCCCAAACTTCAACTTACTAACTCTAACATATTAATCCTGTGCTTATTAACCCAACTCAGTAGGCCAAACACCCGCAAGTATTTATATCTTCCCCATTTGTCTGAATTGAAGGGACAAGAGAGAATATAATTTTctgttaataatattatattgtctTCAAATCAACTTTCAGTGCATCAGTCTGGTGGACAGCTATGTGCCTCTCTTCTTCTCGAAGATTTCCTCAATTGAACCTTCTAGCATCTGCCAATCAGCCCACATCTGTGAGCAAGTTACTATAATCTCCTCGCTGTTTCAGGACCATAACTGTGAATTCTGTCATCAGactatttcaaaaatattggATAAGTTGAAAGATCCTGACACACAGGTTTGATATTACACACTCTGCTAGTTATGTTGTAACGAACGTATGTTATGGTGTTTACTTTTGGT
This is a stretch of genomic DNA from Cucumis sativus cultivar 9930 chromosome 4, Cucumber_9930_V3, whole genome shotgun sequence. It encodes these proteins:
- the LOC116403432 gene encoding proactivator polypeptide-like 1; this encodes MDLRFAIVFLLVLGVACGCEARNLASFGNSFGVLLMILFVVYDWRKPRVRLLVFSGKHARVAGVFKEECISLVDSYVPLFFSKISSIEPSSICQSAHICEQVTIISSLFQDHNCEFCHQTISKILDKLKDPDTQIEILQTLLNMCDSINYRVKECKKLVFEYGPLILANSEKILEQTDIGKAIHACPAKPLGDNAVSSVGTVPSLADA
- the LOC101211040 gene encoding WEB family protein At2g38370, whose product is MGETGGAAFRAEVDTSAPFESVKEAVSRFGGSGFWKPSHSHTPTHTQSYTHLSEPEDDKDEVDIDATILEKQAMNMESELIVKERETLEVLKELEATKRIVEDLKLKLRKEAFEVSVTQDTKRDDINATAAQEAVKENLRPTDSQGQNEQISPPAPGLILMELEQAKLNLTRTPSNIADLRASVESFNKKLEKERTGLEKIQERLAQNSSNISALEKELNQTKLKLRVVKDAEAKGFPDNPLEISKELHELSEEAEKFKKMREAARLEVSRMEIEIEQNKAMLKTAQVKLVAARKMKEAARAAEAVALSEIMILTKHGNPSSDFSLTHGGERVTLSSEEYFTLTLKACEAKEQCRKRVIDVMQLVDAANTSKMDILNQAERASEELKTSKIALEAALSRVDDANQGKLAVEELLRKWRSDHGQKKRTVQNSTKFKNACPSHLKRDSRLLDVNGVNMVSDEPTPVLKPTLSIGQILSQKLLPSEEFETVTLPEKSSVGRKMSLGQMLSKQSGDASSFKKVEKDISQKQTFGKRKKSGFARFTLLLAKQSKKKKKPAVGKR